In one window of Deltaproteobacteria bacterium DNA:
- a CDS encoding hydantoinase/oxoprolinase family protein: MAVTQNRYRVGIDVGGTFTDVTVLEEATGRIREVRKVPSNPAAPLEVLDGVLADLRAKWGADALSYLLHGSTHALNTVLEEKGSRTGLLTTLGFRDVYEIARQWKGEEVFNIFYPGGKRFVPRRRVAEVTERLDKSGAVLVPLDLDAVDEAVAGLMEQGIDALAVAFLFSYVNPEHERLAAEHIRSRYPGLFVSLSSEVNPVWREYERTATTVLNAYLGPRMERYFSGMEETVLRHFREAHPFLMKSNGGIGAPRAMARFPVQTLMSGPVAGVVAAHELGARNGVSNLISLDIGGTSSDMSLIPGKPLFRTEWRIGRHPVRVDSVEVESLGAGGGSLAQVRYGKVLQVGPRSAGAVPGPACYMRGGDQPTLTDALVQLRHLNPRTLLQGEMAIDAELSAEAIRREVAEPLGMSEDDAALGILRVLVANIVASMRTITIERGFNPADFVLAPFGGMGPTLATAVASSLGIGRILVPADPGNFSAFGMLLSDLRSDAVTTKVFALDPDTLAGAVTALRELEDEVRRELASQGPSPDQIRVEWLLDMRYREQAYELTVPIAKDPAKLNVEEICERFGQAHEQRYGHRADDEVVEVVNLRASAYASLGKPELSRGEDTGAREPAAQARRRAVMLDGVHDVPVFGRDDLAPGAALDGPVIVEEKTSTTVVEPGW, encoded by the coding sequence CCGGCGGCGCCGCTGGAGGTGCTCGACGGGGTTCTGGCGGACCTGCGCGCCAAGTGGGGCGCCGATGCCTTGTCCTACCTGCTCCACGGTTCCACTCACGCGCTCAACACCGTGCTCGAGGAGAAGGGCAGCCGCACCGGTCTGCTCACCACCCTGGGGTTCCGCGACGTCTACGAGATCGCGCGCCAGTGGAAGGGCGAGGAAGTCTTCAACATCTTCTATCCCGGAGGCAAGCGCTTCGTGCCGCGCCGGCGCGTGGCGGAGGTGACCGAGCGCCTGGACAAGTCCGGCGCCGTGCTGGTGCCGCTGGACCTGGACGCGGTCGACGAGGCCGTGGCCGGGCTCATGGAGCAGGGTATCGACGCTCTCGCCGTCGCGTTCCTGTTCTCCTACGTGAACCCGGAGCACGAGCGCCTGGCGGCGGAGCACATCCGGTCTCGCTACCCGGGCTTGTTCGTATCACTGTCGTCGGAAGTGAACCCGGTGTGGCGCGAGTACGAGCGCACCGCCACCACCGTGCTGAACGCTTACCTGGGTCCGCGCATGGAACGGTACTTCTCGGGCATGGAAGAGACCGTGTTACGGCACTTCCGGGAGGCGCACCCCTTCCTGATGAAGTCCAACGGCGGCATCGGCGCGCCCAGGGCCATGGCGCGGTTCCCGGTGCAGACGCTCATGTCCGGTCCGGTGGCGGGGGTGGTGGCGGCCCATGAACTGGGGGCGCGCAACGGCGTCTCCAACCTCATTTCGCTGGACATCGGCGGCACCAGCAGCGACATGTCGTTGATCCCGGGCAAACCGCTGTTCCGCACCGAGTGGCGCATCGGGCGCCATCCCGTGCGCGTGGACTCGGTGGAGGTGGAGAGCCTGGGGGCGGGTGGCGGCAGCCTGGCCCAGGTGCGCTACGGCAAGGTGCTGCAGGTGGGACCGCGGAGCGCCGGGGCGGTGCCCGGACCCGCCTGCTACATGCGCGGCGGCGACCAGCCGACTTTGACCGACGCGCTGGTGCAGCTCCGCCACCTGAATCCCCGGACGCTGCTCCAGGGCGAGATGGCCATCGACGCGGAGCTGTCGGCGGAGGCCATCCGCCGGGAGGTGGCCGAGCCCCTGGGCATGTCGGAGGACGACGCGGCCCTGGGAATCCTGCGCGTGCTGGTGGCCAACATCGTCGCCTCCATGCGCACCATCACCATCGAGCGCGGCTTCAATCCCGCCGACTTCGTGCTCGCGCCCTTCGGCGGCATGGGGCCGACGCTGGCCACCGCGGTGGCTTCGTCGCTGGGCATCGGGCGGATCCTGGTGCCCGCGGACCCGGGCAACTTCAGCGCCTTCGGCATGCTGCTGTCCGACCTGCGCTCGGACGCGGTCACCACGAAGGTCTTCGCACTCGACCCGGACACCCTGGCCGGTGCGGTGACCGCCCTGCGCGAGCTCGAGGACGAGGTCCGCCGCGAGTTGGCCTCCCAGGGCCCGTCCCCCGACCAGATCCGTGTTGAATGGCTGCTGGACATGCGGTACCGTGAGCAGGCCTACGAGTTGACGGTGCCCATCGCCAAGGACCCCGCGAAGCTCAACGTCGAGGAGATCTGCGAGCGGTTCGGCCAGGCCCACGAGCAACGCTACGGCCACCGGGCCGACGACGAGGTGGTGGAGGTGGTGAACCTGAGGGCTTCCGCCTACGCTTCGCTGGGGAAACCGGAGCTGTCTCGGGGCGAGGACACCGGGGCTCGGGAGCCCGCGGCGCAGGCGCGCCGCCGCGCCGTAATGCTCGACGGCGTGCACGACGTGCCGGTGTTCGGCAGGGACGATCTGGCCCCGGGGGCGGCGCTGGACGGCCCGGTCATCGTCGAGGAGAAGACCTCCACCACGGTGGTGGAGCCGGGCTGG